The following DNA comes from Methanothrix sp..
TACCGAGAGCCCAGCCTTTATTGTGCCATGCCTCAGCGAGTTCAGGATCGATTCTGATGGCCTCATCATATGCCTTTATGGCCTCATCGTACCTGCCCAGGCTACCGAGAGCAGAGCCTTTATTGTTCCATGCCCAGGCCAATTCAGGATCAAGCCTGATGGCCTCGTCGTAAGCCCTGATGGCCTCATCATACTTGCCCAGGCTATAGAGAGCCACGCCTTTGTTGCTCCATGCCGCGGCCAATTCAGGATCAAGTCTGATGGCCTCGTCGTAAGCCCTTATGGCCTCATCGTACCTGCCCTGGTTATAGAAAGCCAAGCCTTTATTGAACCATGCCTCGGCATATTCAGGGTCAATTCTGATGGCCTCATCATAAGCCCTTGTGGCCTCATCGTACCTGCCCTGGTTATAGAGGGTCAAGCCTTTATCAGCTATAGCCCCCTCCGATGCAATGCCCTGATAGGATACAGCATTAAGCGAGATCAGCATCAATAACATAAATCCAAATATATTCAGTCCTCGGGTCAAGCAATCCCTCTTGATATAACATTATCGTCTCTTACAGAAAAGTCTTTTGAGCCACAGGGACTACGGCAACCACATCCTTGAAATCGGCAGAGGCACCTCCGGGCTCAAGGGCCTGGTGGCTGCTCTCCTGCAGCTGGTCTTTGCTGGGAGAGGACCATATACACATATCGACAGCAGTCTATGTAAAAGAAGCGAAAGTCGGTAGGGCTTCTCCCCCTCCTTTGCCCTTCGACTCTCCCCTCTTCTATTCGCCCTGGCCTGGGAGAAGAGATTTGCGATTACTAATTCGCCGTCATCTCCATCAATGTCATGGTTCCGTTATATCCCAGCTCCCGTGGCGCTTATATGCTGCTTCTGCTTCAGAGTTGCGATGAAGCATCCTCAGGGCATCAGCCTTATTGTACCATATTCATCTCAGGATCAAGTCTGATGGCCTCTTCAAAAGCCCTGAAGGCCTCATCGTACTTGCCCAGGTTTTTGAGAGCCGAACCTTTATTGTACCATGCCCAGACATATTCAGGATCAAGTCTGATGGCCTCATCATATGCCCTTATGGCCTCATCGTATTTGCCCTGCTTACTGAGAGCCCGGCCTTTATTGCTCCATGCCCCAGCCAATTCAGGATCAAGTCTGATGGCCTCGTCATATGCTCTTATGGCCTCATCGTACTTGCCCTGATCACTGAGAGCCCGGCCTTTATTGCTCCATGCCCGGGCAAATTCAGGATCAATTCTGATGACCTCGTCATATGCATTTATGGCCTCGTCATGCTTGCCCTGTGTATCGAGAGTATTGCCTTTATTGTACCATGCTCCGGCATCTTCAGGATCAATTCTGATGGCCTCATCATATGCCTTTATGGCCTCATCGTACCTGCCCTGACCATAGAGGGCACAACCTTTATTGCTCCATGCCCAGGCATATTCAGGGTCGATTCTGATAGCTTCGCCACAAGCCCTTATGGCCTCATCGTACTTGCCCAGACTACAGAGAGCAATGCCTTTATTGTTCCATGACCAGGCAAACTCAGGATCGATTCTGATGGCCTCGTCATATGCCTTTATGGCCTCATCGTACTTGCCCATTCCATGAAGGGCCGAGCCTTTATCGTTCCATGCCCAAGCATCTTCAGGATTAATTCTGATGGCCTCGTCAAAAACCTCCATGGCCTCATCATACCTGCCCTGGTTATAGAGGGCCAAGCCTTTATCAGCTATAGCTCCCTCCGATGCGATGCCCTGATAGGATACAGCATTAAGCGAGATCAGCATCAATAACATAAATCCAAATATATTCAGTCCTCGGGTCAAGCAATCCCTCCCGATGCTCTCTTACAGTCTCTTAAAATAAAGCCTTCTATCCACTGGGATGTATGCCAGCTAAATGGCATTATTAGTGCTTCGGCATCGGCATCCCCATCGGGCGGACGATGTCAGCGGATAGGTGAATGTATTTATGGCGACGATCGCCCTCCCCCGCCAAATAACGAATGTGCCGTCTGATTCATGACTGCACAGCAGATCCAGCACGGCAAAAGAATTATTAACAATGCAGACAATAGATGTATCCTGAAGCTCCTCGGGCTCCTGGGGCTCCTGGAGCTTGGACTTTGCGACAGATGGTGATTGTAATGAATATACACAGATTGATTGCTTTATCTATACTGCTCGCCTCCCTGGTGGGGACTGTCCTCTGCCAGAGTGCGGAGAATGAGACGGCAGGGATCACACCCTCCCTGACAGTCGCAGACCAAACAGCCGTAGGCGACAGTATGGTCGCCAATGTCACTGTAGCCGAGGCAATATCAGACGGGCCGGGATGGGTTGTGATACACAACAATCTCTTCGGCCATCCAGGGGGAGCGGTTGGATACACTCATGTCGATAGCGGCAACAATAGCAACATTGTTGTTACAATCCATGCCTTCGTGGCAACAGATAACCTCTTTGCCGTCCTGCACTATGACCGGGGGGAGATAGGGGTATTCGAGTATCCAACAATAGATACTGAGCAGATGGCTGAAGGAGAGATCATGATAAAGCCCTTCACCGTCTCGACCAGCTGGGATGCACCCCTTATGAACCTCACCCAGATGGCCGAGGATGCCAGCAAAAATTAAATTTTTAAATTTTTTTTATTCATCGTGATTAAGCGCAATAGCGCCCGATAATAAACATCAAATAATTAAACGTGGGGGATTTCAATGGTCAAATATCGGTCCAAACTATTGGTGCTGATGCTTCTGCTGGTGGCAACGGCAGATTCGCAGATCGCACAGGTACCAGGCAGCAGCGCTGCCACCGGCCTCTCGGGCCAGGTGGTTGATTCATATGGCCAGGGCATATCCGGAGCCAGAATCTGGATAATCGATAGCACCGGCCAGGCCAAAGAGACCGCCAGCAATGCCACTGGTGGCTATAGCATGACCCTGGCCCCGGGCAGCTACACCATAACTGCAGAGCTCTCCGGATACAGCTTCACCTCTGCCACGGTGCTCGTCCAGACGAGCCTCCTCTCCGCCGCCCCGAGAATCGTCGGCTACTGGGCAGGCCCTGCAGCCCAGGCGGCGGTATCGCCCCCCGACTCCGGGCTGTACGGGCAGGCCTACTATGCCACAGGCACAGGCACAGGATGGGTTCAGGGAAGGGTGATGGATCAGACCGGGGCAGGCGTTCCCTCTGCCTCCCTGAACGTCGATGGCTGGAGGACGGCATATGCCACCGACGAGCAGGGCAACTACCGGCTTGAGCTCTCACCGGGAATGCACATAATCGATCCCTTCAAGCCCGGCTATGGAATTCCGCCCAGGGCAGCATTCGTCGCCTCCGGACGGACCACCAGGCTGGATTTCATCGCCAAAGGGGTGGTCGCCCTGGGAAGGGGGAGAATGTGAGCGAGAATCGCGGGCTTCGCCCGTGCCATCTCCCTTTTTATGTCGGTTATTTCCCGTGAATTTATAAAAATGCTGAAGGGAGATCAGAGGAACCTGATTCCCCTGGGCATCTCCCCGAAACGCCGGCGGAACTCCTCCGGCCAGTTTGATGGATCCAGCCCCTTCTGGCTGAGGAAGGCTGCCGCCCAGCGCTCCAGCCCCACACCGCTGCAGCCAGACCACAGGGGCTCGCCGCTCTGGGCTTTGACTGTGAACCCTTTGGGGTACTTCTCCCCGTTCACAGAGAGGTTCTGAAACTCTATCCAGTTTCCATTGTAGGGCAGCAGAGCCTCATAGTCCACTGTGCCCGCGCCGGTCATCTGGGCCAGGCCGGTCTTGCCCTCCTGGGCCATGAACCAGGGGGTGACCCAGGCCGTCCTCCAGTGCAGCTCTAAGATATCCTCGAAGATGTGCTTGTAGCAGTCCTTCAGCCTCTCCCCCTCCTCTAAGGTCTGCTCTCTCGTCCCCAGCCAGACGATCTCAATGCGATGGAATTCGTCCACCCTCTCTATGCCATGAATCCCCCCTGACTCATAGCGGTGGCTGGTGCCCGACCGGTCGAAGACCCGGATGGGCAGCTCGCTGTTGGGGAGGGTCATCCCCTGGAGGAATCCCCAGAAGGTGGGGCACTGGGCATAGCACATCCCCCCAATGGGCAGGTCGATCTTCTCCTTGACCAGCTCCAAGGGGACCTCATGGGTGACCTTGTAGTAGTCCATGACCTCCTCCCAGAAGGCCGGATCGCGGGTCTTAGGCGGACAGACGAAGTAGATCTCCGGATAGACCCCCTGGGCATGGCCGCTCCTCTTCCAGACGTCCCAGGTATCAAGCTTGGGAAATATCATCTCCTGGTAGCCTAAAGGCTGGATGATCTCCTCCAGGACGATGGCCTCGAAGGTGCGGAAGAGGTGGGTGGCCTGGGGACCGTAGATCCACTGCCCCCGGGCAGAGCCATGCTTGATCCAGCCTGCCTTCTTCATCTCTTCTGTGGGATCGGCATTGAACTTCGGCTCCCTCTTCGGGCTCTCCCAGAGAAGCTCCCAGTGCTCAGCCTTTCCTCCATAGCCCTCCTCCAGCTTCTCCTCCAGAAGGCTGACTATCCGGTCGGGAATGCGGTTCTCGATCTCCGGCTGGCCCAAAGTGCCCTCCGGGCCCACATCCAGGACGAGCAGCAGCTTACCTCCCTCATGCCTCATCTCCCGCACATAAGGGATCCGGTGGTCTATCCCCTTATCGGACTGAACCTCGATCTCAAACCGGGTTATATCCAATCCCCGAACGCCGATCCTGAATTGCTTTCCCAAGAGCTCAGAGAGAGGGCGGCGCAGCCTGAGCAGGGCATCATGAGCCCGAACATATCGATCGCTATCGATGACCAGATCGATCTTGTTTCCCTCTAGCCGCCAGGAGGCGATCTTTGCCCCCTGGCCCGGGGAAGCTCCCTTCTCCAGCATCGGCCCGGCATCCCTTATGAAATCGGAAATGGCCTCTTCGGCAGGGCTGGCATCAGCGCTCAGCCGAAGGCTTGCCTCCAAATGAAATCTCATCTCTCCTCCGCAACAGATAGCATCTCTCTTGCTATTTTAATGTTCATCAATAGATCATCCATAGTGGTGAGAAGGGTCCCGGGCTTCTCGATGGAGAACTGCAGGCGCAGACAGCGCTCATCGATCATTAGATTCATATTGGGCAGGTTGTCCGGCTCGATGGCCCGGCCGACCTTCTCCATATCCTCTCCTCCCTCTCCCAGCAGGACCAGATGCGCATGGATCATGCATCATCCCCAACCGGCCGGCTGGAGGCATCTGCTCCCCTATTGAGCTGCTCGTCCAGGATCCTGTCCAGCAGGGCCAGGAACTCATCCTCTCTGCCCGGCGGTATGGATGCCCCGCTGGCTATGGTATGGCCCCCTCCGTTTCCGCCCACGGCATTAGCCGCCTCCCGCAGGGCTACAGATAAGTCCAGGCCGCGGGCTATGAGGGGTTTATTCCCCCGAGCGGATATCTTGATCATATCATCCTTATGGTTCAAGGTCACCAAAGGGAGATCGGTGTAAAGATACCGGATCCCAAGACCGGATACGATCGCCCCCGCCTCCATATTCATCCTCTTCAGATAGCGAAGGTTCTTCATCTGCCGGCTCTGCTCTCGAAGGAGGCTTATCTCCCGCAGGATGTGCTCTCTGTACTCATCCCCCAGCCTCTCGGCCTCCATGAGCGATCCCCTGTCGCGCAGGCAGAGGGTGAGCCCTATGCCGGGAAGATCCCGGTTGCCGCAGGCATTGAGCAGTTGTACCATATGCAGGGAGTTCTCCACCACCTCATGGCGGAGGCGGATCACCTCACCCAAAATAGAGTCTGCAGCAAAGCTCCCCTGCATGATCAGCTTAAGGGTTAGAGCCGTGGCCAGCCTGGTCAGCTCATCCCCCTCCAGGCTTTCTGCATTGCCACTTATCCTCAGAGCATCCAGGAACTCTCTGACCTTCTCCCGATCGCCGGTGAAGTCCAGTAGAGGCTCTATGCTCCTTGTCAGAACCTCCTCCACCGGCCCGTCGCCGGGGAGCTTCAGACCGGGTCTGACCTGTACTGCTCCGCTGGCCACTGCCTCCTCCAGGATGGATCTGTTCGCCCCTATCATCGCCTGGCGGTCGCCCATTGCACCCACCAGGGCAAGGCCGGCCAGATCGGCATTATCGCCCATATGGCGGACCACAGAGTAGACGGTGCCGGAGGCAGAGAGCTCAAAGGCCCCATCTATGCCGAAGAGATGAGGATTGTGATGCATACAGTCCAGGCTTCCCACCGGGCGGTGATGATCTAAAACGAAGCACTCACCAGGCACAAGAGAGATCAGTTCCGGCTTTCCGCTCCCCATATCGCAGAAGACCACCGGCCCGGTCAGCCCCTCGATCACAGAGCTGTCCAGCCGGTTGACCAGTGTGGCCTGGAAGGGAATGCCTGCACGCAGAAGGGCATGGCAGATCAGCCCGGCAGAGGTGATGCCATCGGCATCGTTATGGGATATCACCCGCATCTGCTCGCAATGCAGAATGGACCGGGCTATGGCCTCTGCTGCCCTATCCAGCCGCTTCATGAGATGAGGATCTCAGCGGTCTCCGGCGAATAGGCCCATTCCGGAGCCAGATGCCCTGAGCTGTGATAGTATTTCACCAATCTTCTTATCTTGTTTTCTGTAAGCTGGAGAGCCCTCTTATTATGGACGTCTCGCTTATTAGCTCTTATATGTTTTCTCACACGAAGCGCTTTTCGCATCAGATTGGTCAGATCCTCTGGAATATCTGCCAGGGCGTTGTTCTCCTTAAGAAAGCCCGTTATGCTCTTTCCCATCACCAGCTTGGCGTTCGGCACGCCATACTGATCCCTCAGGATGAGGCCAATGCGGCTGGGAGAGATGCCTGTATCATGCAGCTTCATGACTGTCTTTTCCAACTCCTCCTTGGATATATCAGACCACTCTGGCGCTTTGCTCACCATGGGTGGCCGGGACCGTGAGGAGCCCCTTTTTCGGCTATGCATTTTTGCCATCTTTCAATCCTCATTAAATCTCATAATGGCGAAGGTATAATGCTCACGGCCAGGTGAGATAAAAAACTTGCGCCGTCCTCTCCCCCCGCAGGCAGGTCCTGGTGGCAGGTTTAATAAGCAAAGGATTTGAAGGTCAGGGCATGCTTCCGGAGTACTTGAACCAGTTGTTCTATCTCATCGGCCAGGCGGTGGTCCTTATAGTCGCCGTCATTCTCATCATCTCCTTTCTGGTAGCTCTGCTCATCCTCTACTCCTTTAAGACGGGCAACTTCTTCGCTGCCAGATATATGCTCTTGGGCACTATGCTCTTAGAGGGGGTGATAAAGGCCCTCTTCTCGATGGCCAGGGTCGACGACTCCATAGTGGATGATGTAGGGGTGCGCCTGAGAAATTACATCAACACCAAGGAGTTTTTAAAGACCCCCTATGAGAGGCGCTTCATCTTCATGCCCCAATGCCTCCGCAGCGTCCAGTGCCCGGCCAAGCTCACTCCGGAGGGAATAATGTGCATAGACTGCGGCCGCTGTGGCATTGGCGAGGCCAAGAGATATGCTGAGGGCATGGGCTACAAGTTCTTCGTAGTTCCCGGCTCCAGCTTCATAAAGAGGATCATAAAGAAATATCGTCCCGGAGCCATTGTGGGAGTGGGATGCCACATGGAGATAAAGGAGGGGCTGGACCTGTGCCACAGCCACAGCATACCGGCCCGGGGAGTCCCACTATCGACAGCAGGTTGCGTTGCCACCACCATAGACTGGGAGACCTTCTATGAGGCCATATCAGAGGGCGCAAGCAGGGAGAAGGGCAATAGCGAGGCGGGCGGTCCGAGCAGATAAAGGGATACTGGCTCAGCTAAAAAAAATGGGCTGAAAAGTGCGATTACTTCTCTATGGTGATTGCTTCGGAGGGGCAAGCTTCAACGCATGTCCCACAATCAGTGCACTTTTCTTTATCTACGACTGCTATTTCCTCGTCGTCCAGGGTGATGGCCTCCTCAGGGCATTCCTCGACGCAGGTTCCACAGCTTACACATTCGTCTCTATTAACAACTGCGGGCATTTATTGAGTCCTCCAGTTTGCCTCAAAGGCAAATCCACCTGCATGTATATCCGATATATACCTTTCGCAGATCTAGGCCAGTTCCTTGTATTTCTTTCTGTCCCGCAGCTCCTGTCTCTTGGCGCTGTTCCATCCGCTGACTGCCTGCAGGTAGCCGGTGATCCGGCTGATATGGTCTACGTTCTCCGATCCGCAGTTGGGGCAGCGATCGTCCAGCCCGCCTGAGACCTGGGAGCAGCCCAGGCAGACGGTCATATCCTTGGTGAAGGTGAAGTAGCCGATCTGGGTCTCTTTAGCCAGGCGCATGCCGAAGTCCATCAGCCCCTGGGGATCGGGGGCGGCCTCGCCCAGGAAGATGTGGAATATATTGCCCCCGTCGACTATGGGGAAGAAGACATGCTCGAGCTTTGCCCGCTCGAAGATAGTGACCTCTGCACCGGGTGGCAGATGGGTGCCATTGGTGTAGTAGACGGGCAGATCCCGCGTCTTATGCACATTCCTCCTCATCGCCTCCAGATCGCCCTTCACCACCCTCTCTGCACATTCCCTGAACTCCTCGTGGATGAGATCGGATACGGCAAAGCGCTGGGCAGTGGTCTCAGCCGGGGTGCGGGCAAGAGCAATGGTCATGCCATGCTGCTCAGAGAGTCTCTTGGCATAGATCTCCATCTCAGTCATGGCCCGGACGGCCAGCTTCCAGGCCTCTTTCGACTCATGCATCTGCTTTCCAGTATGGAACTGCACCATCTCGTTCACTCCGACGACGCCAATGGTGTAGACCAGGGCATCCAGGTCTACGGCGACTGAGCCCATCTCGCCGGTTATGGGATCTCTGGGCTGCTGGGTGGCAAATGGCATGCGGCGGTTCTTGACGATCTGGTTCATCCACTGCCGTTTCACCTTGAATATCTCAACTGATATGTCCATCAATTCTCGCAGGTACTCGAAGAGGAGATCATCATCCCCCCGGGCGAGATAAGCAGCGCGGGGGCAGTTGAGGGAGACGACCTGCCAGGAGCCCATGGAGAAGTGCTTGCCATCGCGGAAGCGGAGCTTGTCATCGAACTGAGCGTCGCTGTTGAAGGTGGCAGCAAACTGATATGCACAGCACTGATAGCATGATATCCCCTCCCCTGCGCCCCGGTAGGCAGGAAGCTGGTTGTCAAAGTATGGCGTGCCATACTCCGCCGCCAGCTTGAAGGTCATGAGATACAGCTCCTGATAGGTGGGAAGATCGGGATGAGCGGCATTGAACTCCTCGTCCTCCTTCATGAAATCGGGCTCGATGCTGATCTCGGGCTTGGGGAAGTTGAAGGGCTTGCCCCAGTAATCGCCCTGGAGCATGACCTCCATCAGGGCCTTGAAGGCCAAACGCACCTCGCGCTCGAACTGGCCGTA
Coding sequences within:
- a CDS encoding tetratricopeptide repeat protein — its product is MLISLNAVSYQGIASEGAIADKGLALYNQGRYDEAMEVFDEAIRINPEDAWAWNDKGSALHGMGKYDEAIKAYDEAIRIDPEFAWSWNNKGIALCSLGKYDEAIRACGEAIRIDPEYAWAWSNKGCALYGQGRYDEAIKAYDEAIRIDPEDAGAWYNKGNTLDTQGKHDEAINAYDEVIRIDPEFARAWSNKGRALSDQGKYDEAIRAYDEAIRLDPELAGAWSNKGRALSKQGKYDEAIRAYDEAIRLDPEYVWAWYNKGSALKNLGKYDEAFRAFEEAIRLDPEMNMVQ
- a CDS encoding carboxypeptidase regulatory-like domain-containing protein, with the protein product MVKYRSKLLVLMLLLVATADSQIAQVPGSSAATGLSGQVVDSYGQGISGARIWIIDSTGQAKETASNATGGYSMTLAPGSYTITAELSGYSFTSATVLVQTSLLSAAPRIVGYWAGPAAQAAVSPPDSGLYGQAYYATGTGTGWVQGRVMDQTGAGVPSASLNVDGWRTAYATDEQGNYRLELSPGMHIIDPFKPGYGIPPRAAFVASGRTTRLDFIAKGVVALGRGRM
- a CDS encoding serine--tRNA ligase, coding for MRFHLEASLRLSADASPAEEAISDFIRDAGPMLEKGASPGQGAKIASWRLEGNKIDLVIDSDRYVRAHDALLRLRRPLSELLGKQFRIGVRGLDITRFEIEVQSDKGIDHRIPYVREMRHEGGKLLLVLDVGPEGTLGQPEIENRIPDRIVSLLEEKLEEGYGGKAEHWELLWESPKREPKFNADPTEEMKKAGWIKHGSARGQWIYGPQATHLFRTFEAIVLEEIIQPLGYQEMIFPKLDTWDVWKRSGHAQGVYPEIYFVCPPKTRDPAFWEEVMDYYKVTHEVPLELVKEKIDLPIGGMCYAQCPTFWGFLQGMTLPNSELPIRVFDRSGTSHRYESGGIHGIERVDEFHRIEIVWLGTREQTLEEGERLKDCYKHIFEDILELHWRTAWVTPWFMAQEGKTGLAQMTGAGTVDYEALLPYNGNWIEFQNLSVNGEKYPKGFTVKAQSGEPLWSGCSGVGLERWAAAFLSQKGLDPSNWPEEFRRRFGEMPRGIRFL
- a CDS encoding KEOPS complex subunit Pcc1 — its product is MIHAHLVLLGEGGEDMEKVGRAIEPDNLPNMNLMIDERCLRLQFSIEKPGTLLTTMDDLLMNIKIAREMLSVAEER
- a CDS encoding DHH family phosphoesterase is translated as MKRLDRAAEAIARSILHCEQMRVISHNDADGITSAGLICHALLRAGIPFQATLVNRLDSSVIEGLTGPVVFCDMGSGKPELISLVPGECFVLDHHRPVGSLDCMHHNPHLFGIDGAFELSASGTVYSVVRHMGDNADLAGLALVGAMGDRQAMIGANRSILEEAVASGAVQVRPGLKLPGDGPVEEVLTRSIEPLLDFTGDREKVREFLDALRISGNAESLEGDELTRLATALTLKLIMQGSFAADSILGEVIRLRHEVVENSLHMVQLLNACGNRDLPGIGLTLCLRDRGSLMEAERLGDEYREHILREISLLREQSRQMKNLRYLKRMNMEAGAIVSGLGIRYLYTDLPLVTLNHKDDMIKISARGNKPLIARGLDLSVALREAANAVGGNGGGHTIASGASIPPGREDEFLALLDRILDEQLNRGADASSRPVGDDA
- a CDS encoding 30S ribosomal protein S15, yielding MAKMHSRKRGSSRSRPPMVSKAPEWSDISKEELEKTVMKLHDTGISPSRIGLILRDQYGVPNAKLVMGKSITGFLKENNALADIPEDLTNLMRKALRVRKHIRANKRDVHNKRALQLTENKIRRLVKYYHSSGHLAPEWAYSPETAEILIS
- a CDS encoding DUF116 domain-containing protein, whose product is MAGLISKGFEGQGMLPEYLNQLFYLIGQAVVLIVAVILIISFLVALLILYSFKTGNFFAARYMLLGTMLLEGVIKALFSMARVDDSIVDDVGVRLRNYINTKEFLKTPYERRFIFMPQCLRSVQCPAKLTPEGIMCIDCGRCGIGEAKRYAEGMGYKFFVVPGSSFIKRIIKKYRPGAIVGVGCHMEIKEGLDLCHSHSIPARGVPLSTAGCVATTIDWETFYEAISEGASREKGNSEAGGPSR
- a CDS encoding 4Fe-4S binding protein, yielding MPAVVNRDECVSCGTCVEECPEEAITLDDEEIAVVDKEKCTDCGTCVEACPSEAITIEK
- the nrdD gene encoding anaerobic ribonucleoside-triphosphate reductase, yielding MPRVRTTDGHLLDWDREAIAKQLLKETKLSEQFYKEPGITEEEAEDIAKEVERRVRWMNVRYLSGPLVREIMNVILLERHHTEWRNICTRVGTPVFDAHLIDIGTGFESKENANLQENAETSHKKKADKISKEQYLLLLPPYLADRHLAGDLHIHDLEYFGTRPFCQDWDLRYFLYYGLMPDGLGTKASVAGPAKKPEVAILHAVKALGSAQTNFAGGQGFYNFLTFIAPYFEARSYEEIVQLMQMFVYEMTQMMVARGGQLVFSSVQLTPGIPKLWRDKPAVYAGRVWDGSSPDAPLKTYGQFEREVRLAFKALMEVMLQGDYWGKPFNFPKPEISIEPDFMKEDEEFNAAHPDLPTYQELYLMTFKLAAEYGTPYFDNQLPAYRGAGEGISCYQCCAYQFAATFNSDAQFDDKLRFRDGKHFSMGSWQVVSLNCPRAAYLARGDDDLLFEYLRELMDISVEIFKVKRQWMNQIVKNRRMPFATQQPRDPITGEMGSVAVDLDALVYTIGVVGVNEMVQFHTGKQMHESKEAWKLAVRAMTEMEIYAKRLSEQHGMTIALARTPAETTAQRFAVSDLIHEEFRECAERVVKGDLEAMRRNVHKTRDLPVYYTNGTHLPPGAEVTIFERAKLEHVFFPIVDGGNIFHIFLGEAAPDPQGLMDFGMRLAKETQIGYFTFTKDMTVCLGCSQVSGGLDDRCPNCGSENVDHISRITGYLQAVSGWNSAKRQELRDRKKYKELA